Proteins co-encoded in one Hyla sarda isolate aHylSar1 chromosome 4, aHylSar1.hap1, whole genome shotgun sequence genomic window:
- the RNF111 gene encoding E3 ubiquitin-protein ligase Arkadia isoform X4 encodes MKREVPSDAPKRPENLKGVLLNPKCAGTARTFPADMDMIASKVGNKFSHCCTDSNKQQRSLNNNGTDQEKGLVRKKRKSQQAGPSFTQSCAGKENQRLLELRLEPQSDDDNDSSFSDCVSSPSSSSHFGDSDTMTSDEDKDNPRRFSPAGDNPTNRIGARASKWPRPQSDSVPMLMKRPCYQVSNLRRPVHRKTFLKKGSTQRTQKQKERILMQRKKREVLARQKYALLPSSSSSSENDLSSESASSSSTEGEEDIFVSPGENHQNGTTIPSGSIDEDVVVIEASSTPQVPGNNEEINVTSTDSEVEIVTVGETYRSRSSLGHSRSHWGQSSSSQSGRSQEHRSRSRVSTVIQPLRQNATEVVDLTVDEDDPTVVPTTSGRTESQPVSTVSSDSSTSEPASDAVSGPSVGQTLTNSEGPAVLPSNSATGLSADDARRTAGTTADGGPPAMPRLPSCCPEHSPCGGSSQNPHVLGHPHSSCYPTHSHHFPHHHHHHHHSSHPTVPLSPSFSDTHCPVERNAPVPPPCGATSSSSSTYHDPQALPVDLSNNGIRSHGSVSFHSTSAFDPCCPGSSSRSSVYGHQSTVSTAQTIAIDGYGASMVAQAQQPPQTSLSSCRHFMHAPYASLTRPLHHQTSACPHSHANPPPQPPPPPPPPPPPQMDYVIAHAVPPFHPSLPSLSSTHPVPPPPPSHHFTSATAPLSQHLSTSHQSMSHHISATAPATQRLHPHEVIQRMEVQRRRLMQHPTRAHERPPPHPHRMHPNYGHGHHIHVPQTMSSHPRQASERSAWEIAIETGVTAAPYQTSPLHPHLSHYHTPPRLHHLQLGALPLMELIHLEERLGNVNRGASQGTIERCTYPHKYKKRKLQDKQDGEEATEEDTEEKCTICLSILEEGEDVRRLPCMHLFHQVCVDQWLITNKKCPICRVDIEAQLPTDS; translated from the exons ATGAAGCGTGAGGTTCCTTCAGATGCACCAAAGAGGCCGGAAAATCTGAAAGGGGTATTGCTGAACCCTAAGTGTGCTGGGACAGCAAGGACCTTCCCAGCAGACATGGACATGATAGCAAGTAAAGTAGGTAACAAATTCTCTCACTGTTGCACTGACTCGAATAAGCAACAGAGGAGCTTAAATAACAACGGCACAGATCAAGAGAAGGGACTTGTCCGAAAAAAGAGGAAAAGCCAGCAGGCTGGTCCTTCCTTTACCCAAAGTTGTGCTGGTAAGGAAAATCAGAGACTGTTGGAGCTAAGGTTGGAGCCCCAGAGTGATGATGACAATGATTCTTCCTTTAGTGACTGTGTTTCTTCACCTTCATCAAGCTCACATTTTGGTGATTCTGATACAATGACTTCTGATGAGGATAAGGACAACCCTAGACGTTTCTCACCTGCAGGAGATAACCCTACTAATAGAATTGGTGCGAGGGCTTCAAAATGGCCTCGTCCCCAGTCAGACTCTGTGCCTATGCTTATGAAAAGGCCTTGTTATCAAGTGAGCAACTTGAGGAGGCCTGTGCATCGAAAGACTTTTTTGAAAAAGGGTTCAACTCAAAGGACGCAGAAACAAAAAGAGCGGATTTTAATGCAAAGAAAGAAGAGAGAAGTGCTAGCAAGGCAGAAGTACGCCTTGCTCCCCAGTTCTAGTAGCTCCAGTGAGAATGACCTCAGCAGTGAatcggcctccagttcttccactgAAGGAGAAGAAGATATATTTGTGTCTCCTGGGGAAAACCACCAAAATGGTACAACAATTCCCTCAG GTAGCATTGATGAGGACGTTGTAGTCATTGAGGCTTCATCCACACCACAAGTCCCTGGCAACAATGAAGAAATCAACGTTACCTCAACTGACAGTGAAGTAGAAATTGTGACAGTCGGTGAAACGTACAG ATCTCGGTCCTCACTTGGACACTCTCGATCTCACTGGGGCCAAAGTTCAAGTTCACAGTCTGGAAGATCCCAGGAGCACAGGAGTCGCAGTCGAGTTTCCACTGTTATTCAGCCTCTAAGACAAAATGCAACTGAAGTTGTGGACCTGACTGTAGATGAAGATG ATCCTACAGTTGTGCCAACTACCTCTGGCAGAACAGAGTCTCAGCCTGTAAGCACTGTTTCCAGTGATTCGTCTACCTCAGAGCCGGCCTCTGATGCTGTTTCAGGACCCTCAGTGGGTCAGACATTAACAAATTCTGAAGGTCCTGCTGTCCTACCAAGTAACAGTGCAACAGGCTTGTCAGCGG ATGATGCCAGAAGGACTGCTGGCACTACTGCCGATGGTGGTCCTCCAGCAATGCCACGATTACCTTCTTGTTGCCCGGAGCATTCACCCTGTGGAGGATCATCTCAGAATCCCCATGTCCTCGGACATCCTCATTCAAGTTGCTATCCAACACACAGTCACCACTTtccacatcaccatcatcaccaccatcacagTTCTCACCCCACCGTTCCCTTGTCTCCTTCCTTTTCGGACACACACTGTCCTGTGGAAAGAAATGCCCCTGTCCCACCACCTTGTGGAGCCACAAGCAGCTCTTCTTCCACATACCATGACCCG CAAGCCTTGCCTGTGGATCTGAGcaataatgggataagaagccaCGGAAGTGTTAGCTTTCATAGCACCTCGGCTTTTGACCCTTGCTGTCCTGGTTCATCTTCGCGGTCTTCAGTTTACGGACATCAGTCGACTGTCAGTACAGCCCAAACTATAGCTATTGATGGCTATGGAGCTAGTATGGTAGCCCAGGCGCAACAACCTCCACAGACTTCTCTCTCCTCCTGTCGGCATTTTATGCATGCTCCAT ATGCATCACTTACAAGACCTCTTCACCACCAAACATCTGCCTGTCCTCATTCACATGCTAATCCTCCACCGcagccgccaccaccaccaccgcctcCACCACCTCCTCAGATGGACTATGTGATTGCTCACGCTGTGCCCCCTTTCCACCCATCTCTGCCCAGTCTTTCCTCCACACATCCTGTTCCTCCTCCCCCACCATCCCACCACTTTACAAGTGCTACTGCTCCCCTCTCTCAGCATCTTTCCACCTCCCATCAGTCCATGTCCCATCATATTTCTGCAACAGCACCTGCAACACAGAGGTTACACCCTCATGAAGTTATTCAAAGAATGGAAGTTCAAAGAAGACGTTTGATGCAACATCCAAC ACGTGCTCATGAACGCCCACCGCCACATCCGCACAGAATGCATCCAAACTATGGGCATGGACACCATATTCATGTACCACAAACAATGTCCTCTCATCCTAGACAAGCTTCTGAACGTTCTGCTTG GGAGATAGCAATTGAAACTGGAGTGACTGCAGCACCGTACCAAACCAGTCCCTTACATCCCCATTTATCTCACTACCATACACCTCCAAGGCTTCACCACTTACAGCTCGGGGCCCTTCCCTTAATG gagcTTATCCATCTGGAGGAAAGGCTTGGAAATGTAAATCGTGGCGCTTCACAGGGGACCATAGAGAGATGCACATACCCACACAAATATAAGAAG AGGAAACTGCAGGACAAACAAGATGGGGAGGAAGCCACTGAGGAAGACACTGAAGAAAAATGTACCATCTGCCTTTCTATATTAGAGGAAGGTGAAGATGTCAG gcGCCTTCCCTGTATGCATCTCTTTCACCAAGTGTGCGTGGACCAGTGGCTGATCACAAATAAAAAGTGCCCCATTTGTAGAGTGGACATTGAAGCTCAACTTCCTACTGATAGTTGA